In one window of Streptomyces griseus subsp. griseus DNA:
- a CDS encoding PRC-barrel domain-containing protein → MSENLWGYQPTAGHTVGTDLIGYKVEATDGSIGKVDKHSDDVTSSYLVVDTGVWIFGKHVLLPAGTVSRIDAEDQKVYIDLTKDQIKDAPEFDKDKHVGDADFHRTTGEYYGRHRRV, encoded by the coding sequence ATGAGCGAGAACCTGTGGGGCTACCAGCCGACTGCCGGCCACACCGTTGGCACCGACCTGATCGGTTACAAGGTCGAGGCGACGGACGGCAGCATCGGCAAGGTCGACAAGCACTCCGACGACGTCACGTCCTCGTACCTGGTGGTCGACACCGGCGTATGGATCTTCGGCAAGCACGTCCTGCTCCCGGCGGGCACGGTGAGCCGGATCGACGCCGAGGACCAGAAGGTCTACATCGACCTCACGAAGGACCAGATCAAGGACGCCCCGGAGTTCGACAAGGACAAGCACGTCGGCGACGCGGACTTCCACCGCACGACGGGTGAGTACTACGGCCGTCACCGTCGGGTCTGA
- a CDS encoding MarR family winged helix-turn-helix transcriptional regulator, with product MGTEHSGHDRKLHDVARAMRGVIELLEVYWTRVPDASFAASVSAPQLRVLYVLEQRDGINLRQLGAELAAAPSSVSRLCDRLEAIGFVRRSSSAASRREVELRLTPQGRAHLDRLRFLREERLVLVLARITPEARSRLADAMEAIRSALLALRADGAPPKSRLRDHLTPRRRSRPGRRGRSADDPPDGGRGHPGWPAPDRSSAEPPASDSGEEASGHPDPGDTEPLDSGRHAPEAPSTDRRDSEAPPGSAYWDSA from the coding sequence ATGGGCACAGAGCACTCCGGCCACGACAGGAAGCTCCATGACGTGGCGCGGGCCATGCGTGGGGTCATCGAGCTGCTGGAGGTCTACTGGACACGCGTTCCCGACGCGTCGTTCGCGGCTTCGGTGTCCGCCCCGCAGCTGCGCGTGCTGTACGTACTGGAGCAGCGTGACGGCATCAACCTGCGGCAGCTCGGCGCGGAACTTGCCGCGGCCCCTTCGTCGGTGAGCCGGCTGTGCGACCGGCTGGAAGCCATCGGTTTCGTACGGAGATCCTCCAGCGCCGCCAGCCGGCGCGAGGTGGAGCTGCGCCTCACCCCGCAGGGGCGGGCGCACCTCGATCGGCTGCGATTTCTGCGCGAGGAGCGGCTGGTGCTCGTCCTGGCACGGATCACTCCGGAAGCACGGAGCCGGCTCGCCGACGCCATGGAGGCCATCCGGTCGGCGCTCCTGGCCCTGCGCGCCGATGGTGCGCCGCCGAAGTCCCGGCTGCGAGACCACCTCACTCCGCGCAGGCGGAGCCGACCGGGGCGGCGGGGCCGCAGCGCCGACGATCCACCGGACGGCGGCCGGGGACACCCGGGCTGGCCCGCACCGGACCGGAGCTCCGCAGAACCGCCGGCCTCGGACTCCGGCGAAGAGGCCTCAGGACACCCGGACCCCGGGGACACCGAACCGCTCGACTCCGGCCGACACGCCCCCGAGGCGCCCTCCACGGACCGGCGCGACTCCGAGGCACCGCCCGGCAGCGCGTACTGGGACTCGGCATGA
- a CDS encoding DUF5713 family protein — translation MAIANRQVAEYPFLLALYEDDYFPDQVLDRGRAVLVRLCERIEAERPTDLAALYRLTEGATEEFNALEAEFEAAGSEIETVAREEIGEAFWFIAQAYGFEDADAEELIAAREW, via the coding sequence GTGGCGATCGCGAACCGGCAGGTGGCGGAGTACCCGTTCCTGCTTGCGCTGTACGAGGACGACTACTTCCCGGACCAGGTCCTGGACCGGGGCAGGGCGGTGCTGGTGCGCCTGTGCGAGCGGATCGAGGCCGAGCGGCCGACGGACCTGGCGGCGCTGTACCGGCTGACGGAGGGGGCGACGGAGGAGTTCAACGCCCTGGAGGCGGAGTTCGAGGCGGCGGGCAGCGAGATCGAGACGGTGGCGCGCGAGGAGATAGGCGAGGCGTTCTGGTTCATCGCGCAGGCGTACGGCTTCGAGGACGCGGACGCGGAGGAGCTGATCGCGGCCCGGGAGTGGTGA
- a CDS encoding acyl-CoA dehydrogenase family protein, with product MRRTVFNEDHEAFRETIRAFIAAEVVPVYDEWFAAGQVPREFYLKLGELGIFGIEVDEEYGGAGIDSHKYEAVIYEETARAGVSFGGSGVHTLLGLPYVKMLATDEQKKRWLPKFATGEEMWALAMTEPGTGSDVAGMKTTAKLSEDGTHYVLNGAKTFITGGVHADRVIVCARTAAPREDDRRFGISLFAVDTKSEGYSVGRKLDKLGLKTSDTAELAFVDVKVPAEDLLGEENKGFGYLGTNLASERWGIAFGAYAQAAAAVRFAKEYVQERTVFGKTVASFQNTKFELAACQAEVDAAQAVADRALEALDAGELTAAEAASAKLFCTEVAHRVIDRCLQLHGGYGFMNEYPIARLYADNRVNRIYGGTSEVMKSIIAKSMGL from the coding sequence GTGCGCCGTACGGTATTCAACGAGGACCACGAGGCGTTCCGGGAGACCATCCGCGCCTTCATCGCCGCCGAGGTCGTGCCGGTGTACGACGAGTGGTTCGCCGCGGGTCAGGTGCCGCGCGAGTTCTACCTCAAACTCGGTGAGCTGGGCATCTTCGGCATCGAGGTGGACGAGGAGTACGGCGGCGCGGGCATCGACTCGCACAAGTACGAGGCCGTCATCTACGAGGAGACGGCCCGCGCCGGTGTCTCCTTCGGCGGCTCCGGCGTCCACACGCTGCTCGGCCTCCCGTACGTCAAGATGCTCGCCACCGACGAGCAGAAGAAGCGCTGGCTGCCGAAGTTCGCGACGGGCGAGGAGATGTGGGCCCTCGCGATGACCGAGCCCGGCACCGGCTCCGACGTCGCGGGCATGAAGACCACCGCCAAGCTCTCCGAGGACGGCACGCACTACGTCCTCAACGGCGCCAAGACCTTCATCACCGGTGGCGTCCACGCCGACCGCGTGATCGTCTGCGCCCGTACCGCCGCCCCGCGCGAGGACGACCGCCGCTTCGGCATCTCCCTCTTCGCCGTCGACACCAAGTCCGAGGGCTACTCGGTCGGCCGCAAGCTGGACAAGCTCGGCCTGAAGACCTCCGACACCGCCGAGCTGGCGTTCGTCGACGTCAAGGTCCCGGCCGAGGACCTCCTCGGCGAGGAGAACAAGGGCTTCGGCTACCTCGGCACCAACCTGGCCTCCGAGCGCTGGGGCATCGCCTTCGGTGCGTACGCACAGGCCGCGGCCGCCGTCCGGTTCGCCAAGGAGTACGTCCAGGAGCGCACGGTCTTCGGCAAGACCGTCGCCTCCTTCCAGAACACCAAGTTCGAGCTGGCCGCCTGCCAGGCCGAGGTGGACGCGGCCCAGGCCGTCGCCGACCGCGCGCTGGAGGCGCTGGACGCCGGTGAGCTGACGGCGGCCGAGGCCGCCTCCGCCAAGCTGTTCTGCACCGAGGTCGCGCACCGCGTGATCGACCGCTGCCTCCAGCTCCACGGCGGCTACGGCTTCATGAACGAGTACCCGATCGCCCGCCTGTACGCGGACAACCGCGTCAACCGCATCTACGGCGGCACCAGCGAGGTCATGAAGTCGATCATCGCCAAGTCGATGGGGCTGTGA
- a CDS encoding acyl-CoA thioesterase, with amino-acid sequence MSAALDSLLDLLDLEPIERDIFRGTSRSAVVPRVFGGQVAAQALVAAGRTVPADRGAHSLHAYFLRAGDPGAPIVYSVDRIRDGKSFTTRRVVAVQHGQPIFHLSASFQTYEEGLEHQADMPASPDPETLPTAAEMLPRYADRFSDPGMVDRLVEARAAVDLRYVDAPPFGTVGQAREPRSQVWFRTNGKLADDPLLHVCMATYVSDMTLLDSVLLAHGRGGWAVGDVVGASLDHAMWFHRPFRADEWLLYDQESPSASGGRGLGQARIYTADGRLAITVIQEGVVRVPRGPAAG; translated from the coding sequence ATGAGCGCAGCACTCGATTCCCTTCTCGATCTCCTCGACCTGGAGCCGATCGAGCGGGACATCTTCCGGGGCACGAGCCGCAGCGCGGTCGTGCCCCGGGTGTTCGGCGGGCAGGTCGCGGCCCAGGCGCTGGTCGCCGCGGGCCGGACGGTCCCGGCGGACCGGGGTGCCCACTCCCTGCACGCGTACTTCCTGCGCGCCGGGGACCCGGGCGCGCCCATCGTCTACAGCGTCGACCGCATCCGCGACGGGAAGTCCTTCACCACCCGCCGGGTCGTCGCCGTCCAGCACGGGCAGCCGATCTTCCATCTCTCCGCGTCCTTCCAGACGTACGAGGAAGGGCTGGAGCACCAGGCGGACATGCCGGCCTCCCCCGATCCGGAGACGCTGCCCACGGCCGCCGAGATGCTGCCCCGGTACGCGGACCGCTTCAGCGATCCGGGGATGGTGGACCGGCTGGTCGAGGCGCGGGCCGCCGTCGACCTGCGGTATGTGGACGCGCCGCCGTTCGGCACGGTGGGCCAGGCGCGCGAGCCGCGTTCGCAGGTCTGGTTCCGGACCAACGGCAAGCTCGCGGACGACCCGCTGCTGCACGTCTGCATGGCCACGTACGTCTCCGACATGACACTGCTGGACTCGGTGCTCCTGGCCCATGGGCGGGGCGGCTGGGCGGTCGGGGACGTGGTCGGGGCGAGCCTGGACCACGCGATGTGGTTCCACCGGCCGTTCCGGGCGGACGAGTGGCTGCTGTACGACCAGGAGTCGCCGTCGGCCTCCGGCGGGCGGGGCCTGGGCCAGGCCCGGATCTACACCGCCGACGGGCGCCTCGCGATCACCGTCATCCAGGAGGGTGTCGTCCGGGTTCCCCGGGGACCGGCGGCGGGATGA
- a CDS encoding cation diffusion facilitator family transporter: MSDAKATSGTGGGESTSTVIVAALANLGIAVAKAVAGLISGSSAMLSEAAHSVADTVTEVMLLTALKRSEKPADEDHPLGYGPERYIWAMLASIATFVGGAVFSIYDGVHTLVTGEELGDPLVSYIVLGVAFLLEGYSLRTGVKQVRREASRLRVPDAYYLRHTPDTAVKAVVMEDSAALVGLLLAAGGLLGGQLTGSGVWDGIASCLIGLLLVYVAWVLGRSNAQLLIGRPLPPAVRAGVREELKSVPHIVDVLELTTLIQGPAEILIAAKVDFRDMATAEEVEWACEEAEARLRERFPSVRRVYLDPTPGREQRERRERRGGP, encoded by the coding sequence ATGAGTGACGCGAAAGCCACGAGCGGGACCGGCGGCGGGGAGTCCACCTCCACGGTGATCGTGGCGGCCCTCGCCAACCTCGGCATCGCCGTGGCGAAGGCCGTGGCCGGGCTGATCAGCGGGTCCAGCGCGATGCTCTCCGAGGCCGCCCACTCGGTCGCGGACACCGTCACCGAGGTCATGCTCCTCACCGCGCTCAAGCGGAGCGAGAAGCCGGCCGACGAGGACCACCCCCTCGGTTACGGCCCCGAGCGGTACATCTGGGCCATGCTCGCCTCCATCGCCACCTTCGTCGGCGGTGCCGTCTTCTCGATCTACGACGGGGTGCACACCCTGGTCACGGGCGAGGAGCTGGGCGACCCCCTGGTCTCGTACATCGTCCTCGGCGTGGCCTTCCTGCTGGAGGGGTACTCCCTGCGCACCGGCGTCAAACAGGTGCGGCGCGAGGCGTCGCGGCTTCGGGTGCCGGACGCGTACTACCTGCGCCACACCCCCGACACCGCCGTGAAGGCCGTCGTCATGGAGGACTCGGCGGCCCTGGTCGGGCTGCTGCTGGCGGCGGGCGGGCTGCTCGGCGGGCAGCTGACGGGGTCCGGGGTCTGGGACGGGATCGCGTCCTGCCTGATCGGCCTGCTGCTGGTGTACGTGGCCTGGGTGCTCGGCCGGTCCAACGCGCAGCTGCTCATCGGGCGGCCGCTGCCCCCGGCGGTGCGGGCGGGGGTGCGCGAGGAGCTGAAGTCGGTCCCGCACATCGTCGACGTACTGGAACTGACCACGCTCATCCAGGGGCCGGCCGAGATCCTGATCGCGGCGAAGGTCGATTTCCGGGACATGGCGACCGCCGAGGAGGTCGAGTGGGCCTGCGAGGAGGCGGAGGCGCGGCTGAGAGAGCGGTTCCCGTCGGTGCGGCGGGTGTATCTGGACCCGACCCCGGGGCGCGAACAGCGGGAGCGGCGGGAGCGGCGCGGCGGGCCCTGA
- a CDS encoding phosphatase: protein MPIPSRAALVDHLVRSRIAGDVATPRDNNLSHYRKLANGDRHYWLGLELGDRWTDEQDVLAVMAERCGVNDDPAHRTGQDTIDPELTVDALERMAARLRKAAEGRERVLFATGHPGGLLDVHRQTADALRRAGCEIVRIPSGLIADEGLVVQFADVAMLERGATLWHTHSPAPMAAILDAMAHLGRPLPGLVVADHGWAGCAGQRGVDAIGYADCNDPALFLGESEGTLQVTVPLDDHVTDPRFYDPMTDYLLHAAGLLEDEPPSVSAEEPAA, encoded by the coding sequence ATGCCGATACCCAGCCGCGCCGCCCTCGTCGACCACCTCGTCCGTTCGCGTATCGCGGGGGACGTCGCCACCCCGCGCGACAACAACCTCTCCCACTACCGCAAGCTCGCCAACGGCGACCGCCACTACTGGCTGGGCCTGGAGCTCGGCGACCGGTGGACCGACGAGCAGGACGTGCTCGCGGTGATGGCCGAGCGCTGCGGAGTGAACGACGACCCGGCGCACCGTACGGGCCAGGACACCATCGACCCCGAGCTGACGGTCGACGCGCTGGAGCGGATGGCGGCCCGCCTGCGCAAGGCCGCCGAAGGTCGCGAGCGGGTCCTCTTCGCCACCGGACACCCCGGCGGCCTGCTGGATGTGCACCGGCAGACGGCGGACGCCCTGCGCCGGGCGGGCTGCGAGATCGTCCGCATCCCCTCCGGGCTGATCGCGGACGAGGGGCTGGTCGTCCAGTTCGCCGACGTCGCGATGCTGGAGCGCGGGGCGACGCTCTGGCACACCCACTCCCCGGCCCCGATGGCGGCCATCCTCGACGCCATGGCCCACCTGGGCCGCCCGCTGCCCGGCCTCGTCGTCGCGGACCACGGCTGGGCGGGGTGTGCGGGCCAGCGTGGAGTGGACGCGATCGGTTACGCGGACTGCAACGACCCCGCCCTCTTCCTCGGCGAGTCGGAGGGCACCCTCCAGGTCACCGTCCCGCTGGACGACCACGTCACCGACCCGCGCTTCTACGACCCGATGACGGACTACCTGCTGCACGCGGCCGGGCTGCTCGAGGACGAGCCCCCGTCGGTGTCCGCCGAGGAGCCCGCCGCGTAG
- a CDS encoding glycosyltransferase family 2 protein encodes MTVHHLPQPPSDDELYWYFGPQRRWVLVSSSLAFVFTAATMFAFALRTPALWAFLAILGLNVVALALSSVNSLRQRRLTRASHEVLVHAWAPAELPTVDLYLPTCGEPLPVLANAYRAVRAVEWPGALTVWVLDDGDRPEVAALAASYGYEYAVRPDRGHLKKAGNLNHALTLSSSEFIAILDADFAPRPDFLRHLVPYLSDPAVGIVQSPQCFDTDESMGWIQRAAGSAQEWFFRWIQPSRDASDAAICCGSNAVYRRRAIDLAGGFARLDHSEDLYTGLALHERGFRTQYVPVLVAKGTSPDEVTSFVNQQYRWAMGNLHLLGTPVLKRMRAPWRMRLCFYEGVVGYLTTAVNTFAAPLPPLVMMFWYPDHIRPWHVLPLLAPLWLWHVLLPRVSRTRWRVEVVRANVLTSVAAATAFWHTLRGRSAAWVPTGVRSKGSSGGMARRVVGVSLAWLVLSNGAAAAGIALAVARNGWGPNWGLFLYLLVQLQINVPLVRDLSAELRPGARDEDVPKPRGAGVRVFLAGLPSPAGMLPRRWPETLAASAVLLLTGLLASGWVNPMLPWSG; translated from the coding sequence ATGACCGTGCACCACCTTCCGCAACCACCGTCCGACGACGAGCTCTACTGGTACTTCGGGCCGCAGCGCCGCTGGGTCCTGGTGAGCAGTTCGCTGGCGTTCGTCTTCACCGCGGCCACCATGTTCGCCTTCGCGTTACGGACTCCGGCCCTGTGGGCGTTCCTCGCGATCCTCGGGCTCAACGTCGTGGCGCTGGCGCTCTCCTCGGTGAACAGCCTGCGTCAGCGCCGGCTGACCCGGGCGTCGCACGAGGTCCTCGTCCACGCCTGGGCCCCCGCCGAACTCCCCACCGTGGACCTGTACTTGCCGACCTGCGGCGAACCGCTCCCGGTCCTCGCCAACGCCTACCGCGCGGTCCGTGCCGTGGAGTGGCCGGGTGCGCTGACCGTCTGGGTGCTGGACGACGGCGACCGGCCCGAGGTCGCGGCACTGGCCGCCTCGTACGGCTACGAGTACGCCGTCCGGCCCGACCGGGGGCACCTGAAGAAGGCGGGCAACCTCAACCACGCTCTGACGCTGAGCAGTTCGGAGTTCATCGCGATCCTGGACGCGGACTTCGCGCCCCGCCCGGACTTCCTGCGCCACCTCGTTCCGTATCTCTCCGACCCCGCCGTCGGCATCGTGCAGAGCCCCCAGTGCTTCGACACCGACGAGTCGATGGGGTGGATCCAGCGCGCCGCCGGCTCGGCGCAGGAGTGGTTCTTCCGCTGGATACAGCCGTCCCGGGACGCCAGCGACGCGGCCATCTGCTGCGGCTCCAACGCCGTCTACCGGCGCCGCGCGATCGACCTGGCGGGCGGCTTCGCCCGCCTCGACCACAGCGAGGACCTGTACACCGGACTCGCCCTGCACGAGCGGGGGTTCCGCACCCAGTACGTCCCCGTCCTGGTCGCCAAGGGCACCTCGCCCGACGAGGTCACCTCCTTCGTCAACCAGCAGTACCGGTGGGCGATGGGCAACCTGCACCTCCTCGGTACGCCCGTGCTGAAGCGGATGCGCGCGCCCTGGCGGATGCGGCTCTGCTTCTACGAGGGTGTCGTCGGGTACCTCACCACGGCCGTGAACACCTTCGCCGCGCCGCTGCCGCCGCTGGTGATGATGTTCTGGTATCCGGACCACATCCGGCCCTGGCACGTGCTGCCGCTGCTCGCCCCGCTCTGGCTCTGGCACGTCCTGCTGCCCCGGGTCAGCCGGACCCGGTGGCGGGTCGAGGTGGTCCGGGCCAACGTCCTCACCAGCGTGGCCGCAGCGACCGCGTTCTGGCACACCCTGCGGGGGCGCAGCGCCGCCTGGGTGCCCACGGGGGTCCGGAGCAAGGGGAGTTCGGGCGGGATGGCCCGCCGGGTGGTGGGCGTCTCGCTGGCCTGGCTCGTCCTCTCCAACGGGGCGGCGGCGGCCGGGATCGCGCTGGCGGTGGCCCGTAACGGGTGGGGTCCCAACTGGGGGCTCTTCCTCTACCTGTTGGTGCAGCTCCAGATCAATGTGCCGTTGGTACGTGATCTCTCGGCCGAGCTGCGGCCGGGGGCGCGGGACGAGGACGTCCCGAAGCCGCGCGGCGCGGGTGTCCGCGTCTTCCTGGCGGGCCTGCCCTCCCCCGCCGGCATGCTGCCCCGCCGCTGGCCCGAGACCCTCGCCGCCTCCGCCGTCCTCCTGCTCACCGGTCTGCTCGCCTCGGGATGGGTCAACCCCATGCTCCCCTGGTCGGGTTGA
- a CDS encoding acyltransferase family protein, whose amino-acid sequence MPFLLAPGPRRKAPGPVHRKRSAPASAPPPAPPARRSGDESGPSPHRSTFRPDIEGLRAVAVLAVLAFHAEIPGLAGGFVGVDVFFVISGYLITGLLAREAISTGRIRLGDFFSRRARRLLPSAAVVLAVAGAWLTVPLRRTDLEYDVLAAALSLANWRFVSQQTDYLAAGHDQSPLLHFWSLAVEEQFYLVWAPLLAVVALCATGAVRRGRAVRSVVALVTGVLVLGSFALSLHWTEHSVSLAYLGTPSRVWQFGVGALLALLPWHLLSGPRPLRLLCGWGGAVAIGWCVVAYDPSTPYPGYAALVPTLATAAVILAAIPGRGERNAQGAYGVGRLLAGRAPRAVGRLSYNLYLWHWPVLVLAEARLGTLGWPARTALTLAAVAPALATMRWVEQPLRRSRTVSELPRRGLAVGVCAIVLPVALALVVGTATLHLMGPDTPVDVKGLPPGATSGPSLLATAAGDGPVVPNPAQARRNFPPDRNCQVAPEVTHSPKCLFGAVASPDRIVLLGDSHAGQWFSPLLALAAQRGWALQELVKQGCPLPQLAVDSPQLGRAYRECDVWRADALDRLRTGPKPRLIVIASLNRYTTDRQLLAAAWERTLKPLRETGAPIVYIEDTPVPGTDIPACVSGAPDDAAACAFKRAEAVPADPLARRIAAGAVPGVRSISVNPVLCPGDGPACPAVRERILLYRDDAHLTDVAAIVLTPRLERLLTEAGALPAAATPSAPGADGWTELLRDDFEGPAGSRPSPADWQYDVGTCYPGCPAPQWGTGEIETMTDSTDNVRLDGKGALEIVPTREGGQWSSGRIETVRSDFAPPPGGVLRIEASIALPDVTGPEAAGYWPAFWTLGAPLRDGYTGWPGVGELDIMESVNGRDTVFGSMHCGVLEGGPCEEPVGLTSGPRACATCRTEFHAYAVEVDLGAGEVRWYLDGRAYHRVTAGQMDAGTWKRAVDHGVFLILNVAIGGELPAADGATAGPETEPGRAMRVDRVRVSAKGSGLGSVSGSGPVSGPDPDSGPVGRSG is encoded by the coding sequence ATGCCCTTCCTCCTTGCTCCCGGACCGCGCCGGAAGGCTCCCGGGCCGGTGCACCGAAAGCGCTCAGCACCGGCGTCCGCGCCACCGCCCGCGCCGCCCGCCCGCCGTTCCGGCGACGAGTCCGGGCCCAGCCCGCACCGGTCCACGTTCCGGCCCGACATCGAGGGGCTGCGCGCGGTCGCCGTCCTCGCGGTCCTCGCCTTCCACGCCGAAATCCCGGGCCTGGCCGGCGGGTTCGTCGGGGTGGACGTCTTCTTCGTCATCTCCGGCTACCTGATCACCGGCCTGCTGGCCCGTGAGGCCATCAGCACCGGCCGGATCCGGCTCGGTGACTTCTTCTCCCGCCGGGCCCGGCGCCTGCTGCCCTCCGCCGCCGTGGTGCTCGCGGTGGCCGGGGCCTGGCTGACCGTACCGCTGCGCCGCACGGACCTGGAGTACGACGTCCTCGCGGCGGCGCTCTCGCTCGCCAACTGGCGTTTCGTCTCCCAGCAGACGGACTACCTCGCGGCCGGACACGACCAGAGCCCGCTGCTGCACTTCTGGTCGCTCGCCGTGGAGGAGCAGTTCTACCTGGTCTGGGCCCCGCTCCTCGCGGTGGTGGCCCTCTGCGCCACGGGTGCGGTCCGTCGGGGGCGGGCGGTGCGGTCGGTGGTGGCGCTGGTCACCGGGGTGCTGGTCCTCGGCTCGTTCGCGCTGTCGCTGCACTGGACGGAGCACTCGGTCTCGCTCGCGTACCTCGGAACGCCGTCGCGCGTCTGGCAGTTCGGCGTGGGGGCGCTGCTCGCGCTGCTGCCGTGGCACCTGCTGAGCGGGCCGCGTCCGCTGCGGCTGCTGTGTGGCTGGGGCGGGGCGGTGGCGATCGGCTGGTGCGTGGTGGCGTACGACCCCTCGACGCCGTACCCCGGCTACGCGGCGCTCGTCCCGACCCTGGCCACCGCCGCCGTGATCCTCGCGGCGATACCGGGACGGGGCGAGCGGAACGCCCAGGGTGCGTACGGGGTCGGGCGGCTGCTGGCCGGGCGCGCGCCCCGGGCGGTGGGGCGGCTCTCGTACAACCTGTACCTGTGGCACTGGCCGGTGCTCGTCCTCGCCGAGGCCCGGCTCGGCACACTCGGCTGGCCGGCGAGGACCGCGCTCACCCTGGCCGCCGTGGCGCCCGCACTCGCCACGATGCGCTGGGTGGAACAGCCGCTGCGTCGCAGCCGTACGGTCTCCGAACTCCCGCGCCGCGGCTTGGCGGTGGGCGTCTGCGCCATCGTGCTGCCGGTCGCGCTGGCCCTGGTGGTGGGCACGGCGACGCTGCACCTGATGGGCCCCGACACCCCGGTCGACGTCAAGGGGCTCCCGCCCGGCGCCACCTCCGGGCCCTCGCTGCTCGCGACCGCCGCAGGGGACGGGCCGGTGGTGCCGAACCCGGCCCAGGCCCGGAGGAACTTCCCGCCGGACCGGAACTGCCAGGTCGCCCCGGAGGTGACCCACAGCCCGAAATGCCTGTTCGGCGCGGTGGCGAGCCCGGACCGGATCGTGCTGCTCGGCGACTCGCACGCGGGCCAGTGGTTCTCGCCGCTGCTGGCACTGGCCGCCCAACGGGGCTGGGCGCTCCAGGAGTTGGTCAAGCAGGGTTGCCCTCTGCCGCAGTTGGCGGTGGACAGCCCGCAACTGGGCCGCGCCTACCGCGAGTGCGACGTCTGGCGTGCGGACGCCCTGGACCGTCTCCGTACGGGGCCCAAGCCCCGGCTCATCGTGATCGCCTCGCTCAACCGCTACACCACCGACCGCCAGCTCCTCGCCGCCGCATGGGAGAGGACCCTCAAGCCGCTGCGGGAGACCGGTGCCCCGATCGTGTACATCGAGGACACCCCCGTACCCGGTACGGACATCCCGGCGTGTGTCTCGGGCGCTCCGGACGATGCGGCCGCCTGTGCGTTCAAGCGGGCGGAGGCGGTTCCGGCCGATCCGCTGGCGCGGAGGATCGCGGCGGGGGCGGTGCCGGGCGTACGGTCGATCAGCGTGAACCCGGTCCTCTGCCCGGGCGACGGCCCGGCCTGCCCGGCCGTACGGGAGCGCATCCTGCTCTACCGGGACGACGCCCACCTCACCGATGTCGCGGCCATCGTGCTGACCCCGAGGCTGGAGCGGCTGCTGACGGAGGCGGGCGCACTGCCGGCGGCCGCGACCCCGTCGGCCCCCGGAGCCGACGGCTGGACCGAGCTGCTGCGGGACGACTTCGAGGGCCCGGCGGGCAGCCGCCCCTCCCCCGCCGACTGGCAGTACGACGTGGGGACCTGCTACCCCGGCTGCCCGGCCCCGCAGTGGGGCACCGGCGAGATCGAGACCATGACCGACTCGACGGACAACGTCCGCCTCGACGGGAAGGGCGCACTGGAGATCGTCCCCACCAGGGAAGGCGGGCAGTGGAGTTCGGGCCGGATCGAGACCGTACGTTCCGACTTCGCACCGCCGCCCGGCGGAGTGCTGCGGATCGAGGCGTCGATCGCGCTGCCGGATGTGACCGGGCCGGAGGCGGCGGGGTACTGGCCCGCGTTCTGGACCCTGGGCGCCCCGCTCCGCGACGGGTACACGGGGTGGCCGGGCGTCGGCGAGCTGGACATCATGGAGTCCGTCAACGGCCGGGACACCGTGTTCGGTTCGATGCACTGCGGGGTGCTGGAGGGCGGGCCGTGCGAGGAGCCGGTGGGCCTGACGTCGGGCCCGCGGGCGTGCGCGACCTGCCGTACGGAGTTCCACGCGTACGCGGTGGAGGTGGACCTCGGGGCGGGTGAGGTGCGCTGGTATCTGGACGGCCGCGCGTACCACCGGGTGACCGCCGGGCAGATGGACGCCGGGACCTGGAAGCGGGCGGTGGACCACGGGGTGTTCCTGATCCTGAACGTGGCGATCGGCGGCGAGCTGCCGGCCGCGGACGGCGCGACGGCAGGGCCGGAGACGGAGCCGGGGCGTGCGATGCGGGTCGATCGGGTGAGGGTGTCGGCGAAGGGATCGGGGTTGGGATCGGTCAGCGGATCGGGGCCGGTCAGCGGCCCGGACCCGGACTCGGGCCCGGTCGGCCGCTCGGGCTGA
- a CDS encoding TetR/AcrR family transcriptional regulator has translation MTGQRSDARRNYSRILAVAEAEVARHGAAASLEQVARTAGVGSATVRRHFPTRQALLEAVFQERIQALCRRADELTRADDSRAALLEWLHDLVKYAVSARGLADALTYEPPTDDPAQHSCGAALEAAAAPLLHRALRDGTVRPGVTFHDLITLAVGIALATEHHTEPAIQADRLFTLAVEGLSPSGRPGPSPGPGR, from the coding sequence GTGACCGGTCAGCGCTCGGACGCCCGCCGCAACTACAGCCGCATCCTCGCCGTGGCCGAGGCGGAGGTGGCCCGGCACGGCGCCGCGGCCTCGCTGGAACAGGTCGCCCGTACCGCTGGCGTCGGCTCCGCCACCGTGCGCCGCCACTTCCCCACCCGGCAGGCCCTGCTCGAAGCCGTCTTCCAGGAACGCATCCAGGCCCTCTGCCGGCGTGCCGACGAGCTGACCCGGGCCGACGACAGCCGGGCCGCGCTGCTGGAGTGGCTCCACGACCTGGTGAAATACGCCGTCTCCGCCCGGGGACTCGCCGACGCCCTCACGTACGAGCCCCCCACCGATGACCCCGCGCAGCACTCCTGCGGTGCCGCGCTCGAAGCCGCGGCCGCCCCCCTGCTCCACCGCGCCCTGCGCGACGGGACGGTCAGGCCGGGCGTCACCTTCCACGACCTGATCACCCTCGCCGTCGGCATCGCCCTGGCCACCGAGCACCACACCGAACCGGCGATCCAGGCCGACCGCCTCTTCACCCTCGCCGTCGAGGGGCTCAGCCCGAGCGGCCGACCGGGCCCGAGTCCGGGTCCGGGCCGCTGA